In Haliaeetus albicilla chromosome 3, bHalAlb1.1, whole genome shotgun sequence, the following are encoded in one genomic region:
- the LRATD2 gene encoding protein LRATD2, with product MGNQVEKLTHLNYKEVPTADPTGMDRDEGPRIGVSYIFSNDDDELEQQQDSVHELGGEHPALQPYDPQLHEVECSVYYRDECIYQKSFSEEDALPEEGDEGGGGHLSTYTPENLLNRCKPGDLVEFVCQAQYPHWVVYVGDFQVVHLHRLEVVNSFLTDASQGRRGRIANRLYRYKPLSPAVVVRNALEQVGCKDRDLSWRNSECFAAWCRYGKREFKIGGELRIGKQPYRLQIRLGDKRSHTLEFQSLEDLIMEKRRNDQIGRAAVIQELSSHLQAAEEEEEEEDDHRHPGARTAVE from the coding sequence ATGGGGAACCAGGTGGAGAAGCTGACCCACCTGAACTACAAGGAAGTTCCCACGGCCGACCCGACGGGTATGGACAGGGATGAAGGGCCCAGGATCGGGGTCTCCTACATCTTTTCGAATGACGATGAtgagctggagcagcagcaggattcGGTGCATGAGCTGGGGGGTGAgcaccctgccctgcagccctaCGATCCCCAGCTGCACGAGGTGGAGTGCTCGGTCTATTACCGGGACGAGTGTATTTACCAAAAGAGCTTTTCCGAGGAGGACGCGCTGCCGGAGGAGGGTGATGAAGGCGGCGGGGGGCACCTGAGCACCTACACTCCAGAGAACCTGCTGAATAGGTGCAAACCGGGTGACCTGGTGGAGTTTGTGTGCCAGGCCCAGTATCCGCACTGGGTGGTCTACGTTGGGGATTTTCAAGTTGTGCACCTGCATAGGCTGGAGGTGGTGAACAGCTTCCTCACCGACGCCAGCCAGGGCAGACGGGGCCGCATTGCCAACCGGCTGTACCGCTACAAACCCCTCAGCCCGGCCGTGGTGGTGCGCAACGccctggagcaggtgggttgcAAGGACCGGGACTTGAGCTGGAGAAACTCTGAGTGTTTTGCCGCCTGGTGCCGGTATGGCAAGCGGGAGTTTAAAATCGGCGGGGAGCTGCGCATAGGCAAGCAGCCCTACCGATTGCAGATCCGGCTGGGCGACAAGCGCAGCCACACGCTGGAGTTTCAGAGCCTGGAGGACCTGATtatggagaagaggagaaatgaCCAGATTGGGAGGGCTGCTGTGATCCAGGAGCTCTCCAGCcacctgcaggctgcagaggaggaggaagaggaggaggacgacCATCGTCATCCAGGTGCTCGGACTGCTGTGGAGTAG